The following coding sequences are from one Stigmatopora nigra isolate UIUO_SnigA chromosome 10, RoL_Snig_1.1, whole genome shotgun sequence window:
- the atad3 gene encoding ATPase family AAA domain containing 3: MSWLFGLNKGQPEPPPGLPVPPPPPPPAGGSSGGGDKPKDKWSNFDPTGLERAAQAAKDLDKSRNAKEALELARMHEQSIQMEHQSKIKEYEAAVEQLKGEQTRIQGEERRKTINEESKQHQARAQYQDKLARQRYEDQLRQQQMLNEENLRKQEESVHKQEAMRKATIEHEMELRHKNEMLRIEAESKARGRVERENADIIREQIRLKAAEHRQTVLESIKTAGAVFGEGFRAFVSDWDKVTATVAGLTLLAVGVYSARNATGVAGRYIEARLGKPSLVRETSRFTVGEAIKHPVKTVKRLKSKPQDALEGVVLNPTLEERVRDIAIATRNTRQNNGLYRNILMYGPPGTGKTLFAKKLAVHSGMDYAIMTGGDVAPMGRDGVTAMHKVFDWANTSRRGLLLFVDEADAFLRKRSTEKISEDLRATLNAFLYRTGEQSNRFMLVLASNQPEQFDWAINDRIDEIVNFALPGLEERERLVRLYFDRYVLEPATGGRQRMKLAQFDYGKKCSEIAMRAQGMSGREISKLGVAWQAAAYSSEDGILTEAMIDARVDDAVKQHQQKMDWLRSEEEAQTLTLTPPPAGGSASGAVGKIGFNLPIGETPRAQDTIASVLVQEPNLPQDRTAESQSGLDCEETVKASLDKPSENVDKNEGTPPKDGTPV, from the exons ATGTCGTGGCTCTTTGGCCTTAACAAGGGGCAACCGGAGCCTCCTCCCGGTTTGCCggttcctcctccacctccgccGCCGGCTGGAGGCTCCAGCGGCGGGGGTGATAAACCCAAGGACAAATGGAGCAACTTCGATCCTACCGGACTGGAGAGGGCTGCACAAGCGGCCAAGGACCTCGACAAATCCC gAAATGCTAAAGAAGCTTTGGAATTGGCTCGTATGCATGAGCAGAGCATCCAAATGGAGCACCAAAGTAAAATTAAG GAATATGAAGCGGCTGTGGAACAGCTGAAAGGTGAACAGACCCGAATTCAGGGTGAGGAAAGGAGGAAAACTATTAATGAGGAGTCAAAACAGCATCAAGCG AGGGCTCAGTACCAGGACAAACTTGCCCGGCAGCGCTACGAGGACCAATTAAGACAACAG CAAATGCTGAATGAGGAAAACCTTCGCAAGCAAGAGGAATCCGTCCACAAACAGGAAGCCATGAGGAAAG CGACCATCGAGCACGAAATGGAGCTGAGGCACAAAAACGAGATGCTGCGTATCGAGGCCGAGTCCAAAGCACGAGGTCGTGTGGAGCGAGAAAACGCCGACATCATACGTGAGCAAATCCGCCTGAAGGCAGCGGAGCACAGACAGACAGTCTTGGAGTCCATAAA GACAGCGGGTGCAGTATTTGGAGAAGGATTCCGAGCCTTTGTGTCAGACTGGGACAAAGTCACAGCCACG GTGGCCGGGCTGACACTGTTAGCTGTGGGGGTGTATTCGGCCCGCAACGCCACCGGAGTGGCTGGTCGTTACATTGAGGCCAGGCTGGGGAAGCCATCTTTAGTGCGAGAAACCTCCCGTTTCACGGTTGGGGAGGCCATCAAGCATCCCGTCAAG ACCGTCAAAAGGCTGAAGAGCAAACCTCAAGATGCCCTCGAAGGAGTCGTCCTCAAT CCGACTCTGGAAGAGCGTGTCCGTGACATTGCCATAGCAACCAGAAACACCAGGCAGAATAATGGTCTCTATAGGAATATCCTTATGTACGGACCTCCAGGGACTGGCAAGACGCTGTTTGCTAAG AAATTGGCAGTGCATTCTGGGATGGACTACGCCATCATGACGGGCGGTGATGTCGCCCCGATGGGTCGCGATGGTGTGACCGCCATGCATAAAGTTTTTGACTGGGCAAATACAAGCAGACGAGG TCTGCTGTTATTTGTCGACGAAGCCGACGCATTCCTTCGAAAAAGATCCACT GAGAAAATTAGTGAAGACCTCCGAGCTACCTTGAACGCTTTCTTGTATCGCACTGGAGAGCAGAGCAACAG GTTCATGTTGGTGTTGGCCAGTAACCAACCAGAGCAATTTGACTGGGCCATTAATGACCGTATTGATGAAATAGTCAATTTCGCTCTCCCGGGactggaggagagagagaggctggTGCGCTTGTATTTTGACAGATACGTACTGGAACCGGCTACTGGAGGGAGGCA GAGAATGAAGCTGGCACAGTTTGATTACGGTAAAAAATGCTCTGAGATAGCCATGCGGGCACAAGGCATGTCTGGCAGAGAGATCTCCAAATTGGGAGTGGCCTGGCAG GCGGCAGCGTATTCCTCCGAGGATGGCATTCTGACGGAGGCGATGATCGATGCCCGCGTGGACGACGCCGTCAAGCAACACCAGCAGAAAATGGACTGGTTGCGGAGTGAAGAAGAGGCTCAAACCCTGACCCTTACGCCTCCTCCAGCAGGGGGCAGTGCGAGTGGCGCTGTAGGTAAAATAGGCTTCAATTTGCCAATTGGCGAGACTCCCCGGGCTCAGGATACCATCGCTTCTGTCCTCGTCCAAGAGCCCAATTTACCTCAAGATAGGACAGCAGAGTCTCAAAGTGGACTAGACTGTGAAGAAACTGTCAAAGCAAGTTTAGATAAGCCATCTGAAAATGTAGACAAGAACGAGGGCACCCCTCCAAAAGATGGAACTCCAGTTTAA
- the ssu72 gene encoding RNA polymerase II subunit A C-terminal domain phosphatase SSU72 → MPSHPLRVAVVCSSNQNRSMEAHNILSKRGFEVRSFGTGSHVKLPGPAPDKPNVYDFKTTYEQMYNDLVRKDKELYTQNGILHMLDRNKRIKSKPERFQACKDKFDLVITCEERVYDQVLEDLSSREQETLQPVHVINVDIQDNHEEATLGAFLICELCQCIQHTDDMENEIDELLQEFEDKSSRAFLHTVCFY, encoded by the exons ATGCCGAGCCACCCGCTCCGTGTAGCGGTTGTGTGCTCGAGCAACCAGAACCGCAGTATGGAAGCGCACAATATCCTCAG CAAACGTGGATTTGAAGTGCGTTCATTCGGGACTGGTTCTCATGTGAAGCTTCCCGGTCCAGCCCCAGACAAGCCTAATGTGTACGACTTCAAAACAACTTATGAACAGATGTACAACGACTTGGTCCGCAAGGACAAGGAACT ATATACACAGAATGGAATCCTTCACATGCTGGACCGCAACAAGCGGATCAAGTCTAAGCCGGAGCGCTTCCAGGCCTGCAAGGACAAGTTTGACCTGGTCATCACCTGCGAGGAGCGCGTCTACGATCAAGTGCTAGAGG ACTTGAGCTCCCGGGAGCAGGAGACCCTGCAGCCAGTCCACGTCATTAATGTAGACATTCAGGACAACCACGAGGAAGCCACGCTGGGCGCCTTCCTCATCTGCGAGCTGTGTCAATGT ATTCAACACACGGATGACATGGAGAATGAAATCGACGAACTACTGCAAGAGTTTGAGGACAAGAGCAGCAGAGCTTTCCTTCACACCGTCTGCTTCTACTGA